From a single Maylandia zebra isolate NMK-2024a linkage group LG3, Mzebra_GT3a, whole genome shotgun sequence genomic region:
- the LOC112431961 gene encoding uncharacterized protein LOC112431961, whose protein sequence is MFSRHPDIMKTPCVSLLLGVCVLLLSAPTVSAVSLSVSPNLQQVFSGSLVSLSCVDDGQTADGWTVKRSRGGLTEDCGAAAGFGRLLGSFCVVDLSAPSETFWCEDSSGQQSDSVSFSVQSDTTDKAVILEIPALPVRTGSDVILRCRQRNGDTVRAYFYIKGSSVGPKREHIITNITQADEGLYCSTDQGAKSPQSSLRVRDPPKIIHPPPPHCPPPPSTSTNFAPPLTCPPSPPLPASTCPPPSSLVVPVVAGLGSGLLLVLVLGLVLFLCWKLKGTGAMKRSV, encoded by the exons gtgtgtgtgtgctgctgctgtctgcacCGACTGTTTCTGCAG tgtctctgtctgtcagtcCAAACCTTCAGCAGGTCTTCAGTGGATCTTTAGTGTCTCTGAGTTGTGTTGATGATGGACAGACAGCTGATGGATGGACAGTgaagaggagcagaggaggacTCACTGAGGACTGTGGAGCAGCTGCAGGCTTTGGGAGGCTTCTTGGTTCCTTCTGTGTTGTGGATCTTTCTGCTCCCAGTGAAACCTTCTGGTGTGAGGACTCCTCTGGACAGCAGAGTGACAGCGTCTCCTTCAGTGTCCAATCAGACACTACAG ATAAAGCTGTCATCCTGGAGATCCCTGCACTTCCTGTgaggacaggaagtgatgtcattctgCGCTGCAGACAGAGGAATGGTGACACGGTCAGAGCTTATTTCTACATTAAAGGAAGTTCTGTTGGTCCTAAACGAGAGCACATCATCACTAACATCACACAGGCTGATGAAGGTCTCTACTGTTCTACTGATCAGGGTGCAAAGTCTCCTCAGAGCTCTctgagggtcagag ATCCTCCCAAAATCATCCATCCTCCTCCCCCTcactgtcctcctcctccaagCACCTCCACAAACTTTGCTCCTCCTCTTACGTGtcctccctcccctcctctccCAGCATCCACctgtcctcctccttcctctctcGTGGTCCCAGTCGTAGCAGGTCTGGGTTCTGGGCTTCTCCTGGTTCTGGTTCTGGGTTTGGTTTTGTTCCTCTGCTGGAAACTCAAAG GAACAGGAGCCATGAAGAGGAGCGTCTGA